The following coding sequences lie in one Desulfitibacter sp. BRH_c19 genomic window:
- a CDS encoding phosphosulfolactate synthase: MRRLNINKDGWDGLVEFPLPERQQKPRDNGFTMIIDKGMGLSDLADTLETAGKYIDFVKLGFGTSALYTGDVLHKKINLVRSMGIHIYPGGTFLEVAVLQGKLDLYLEKARALGYSCIEVSDGTINMSRKVRKRAIEKALEMGFIVLSEVGKKDARDELSNTDILEQINLDIEWGAYKVIVEGRESGKGVVIYDERGKIKEEELDEILGAVSDVNKILWEAPHKNQQQELIMRLGTNVNLGNIQAAEVMSLEALRVGLRGDTLRNYLVSQNNRAISS; encoded by the coding sequence ATGAGACGTTTGAATATAAATAAAGATGGATGGGATGGACTGGTTGAATTTCCATTGCCTGAAAGACAGCAAAAACCCAGGGACAATGGATTTACAATGATAATTGATAAGGGTATGGGCTTATCAGATTTAGCTGATACGCTTGAAACTGCAGGAAAATATATAGATTTTGTTAAACTAGGTTTTGGTACCTCTGCTTTATATACAGGAGATGTTTTACACAAAAAAATTAATCTTGTAAGGTCAATGGGAATCCATATTTATCCAGGAGGTACATTCCTAGAAGTTGCTGTCTTACAAGGAAAGCTTGATCTCTATTTAGAAAAAGCTAGAGCCCTTGGATATAGTTGCATAGAAGTATCTGATGGTACAATAAATATGAGCCGAAAAGTGAGAAAAAGAGCAATCGAAAAGGCCCTAGAGATGGGATTTATTGTGTTAAGTGAAGTTGGTAAGAAAGATGCTCGTGATGAGTTATCTAACACGGATATTTTGGAGCAAATCAATCTGGATATTGAATGGGGTGCATATAAAGTTATTGTAGAAGGAAGAGAATCTGGAAAGGGTGTTGTAATATACGATGAAAGGGGTAAGATAAAGGAAGAAGAGCTAGATGAAATATTAGGAGCTGTTTCAGATGTTAATAAAATCCTTTGGGAGGCACCTCATAAAAACCAGCAACAGGAACTGATAATGAGGTTAGGTACTAATGTTAATCTAGGAAATATTCAAGCAGCAGAAGTCATGTCCTTAGAAGCACTACGAGTAGGATTAAGGGGAGATACGTTGAGAAATTATCTTGTTTCTCAAAACAATCGAGCTATCTCTAGTTAA